A part of Arachis hypogaea cultivar Tifrunner chromosome 12, arahy.Tifrunner.gnm2.J5K5, whole genome shotgun sequence genomic DNA contains:
- the LOC112728696 gene encoding putative disease resistance RPP13-like protein 1 isoform X2, producing MSSPEVANWIKGKKLTQKLLERLKTTLYAVQAFLSDAEQKQIKERAVKDWLDSLKDAMYVADDLLDEVFTKAATQKDPGTFSRFFNLQDREIANRMEEIIERIESIVKQKDTLGLREIPKENMSWRITTSLVERSNIYGREKDKEAIVKLLLDDDISVIPIVGMGGIGKTTLAQLVYNDNKVQKNFDVQGWVCVSEEFDVIKVTKTIIEAITSSSCNLNDLNLLQHELKERLSKRKFFVVLDDAWNENYGSWNRLLKPFQNGVKGSKILITTRSTKVASAAQTISSYELSLLSDEDCWLIFSKHARLSTYSMENPTLEKLGRDIVKKCHGLPLAAQALGGLLRGNSDVEDWNRILKSEIWEFSEDKSELIPALRISYYYLPSCLKECFVYCSLYPKDYKFDKDELILLWMAQNFLQPVGKKTPEEVGDEYFDELVARSLLQPHSTEENNFVMHDLVHDLAMMFAGEFYFRAEELQNAVEVDIKTRHLSHNAKGNYPISKLLGVCDRIKHTRTFLAINLWPWIPFNMENTPYILLSRLKYLRALSLKRFPLESVPGSIGELIHLRYLDLSWTDIVTLPESLGNLYNLQTLKLRFCMQLTMLPVGMEDLVNLRHLDIRGTDRLQEMPKGMSKLKNLQFLSDYVVGKREENNITELGALANLQQSISIAKLENVVNSSEASMARMSNKDGIRSLELSWSPDEDENEVDSQIERDILDKLKPHCNLKELEIRGYRGTTFPDWLGHSSYCNITTITLYGCRNCCMLPSLGQLPSLKHLTILNFESVEIVGAEFYFYQNDEFCLETPFPKLETLWFSSMPCWKEWRSMELNAFPRLRELTIWKCPMLRGDLPNHLPSLESLEIEAPAISTLSISGKHPVGSVVEAITNTQLTCLTSLRISDCSSHIWFPVSAIPPSLRDLMIQGCRELEFQMDGQHHSLKELRIRSSCDSVASFSLLDSFPNLVHVQIKKCEKMECIVVSRSLSSLRYLWIKHCGSMKSVSTIWIAAPQLECLSLVGCPRVDLFAPGVPHRSLRFLGISYCEKLVSTAAFMNSQFHGLTSLRIAGECESVKSLPKEGWLPASLQSLTLDRIQSVETLECKGLAHLTSLHELCIFRCPKLENMEGEKLPTSLKQLCISDSPLLGKRCEMKDPQLWPKISHIPTIQVDDRWIW from the coding sequence ATGTCCTCACCTGAAGTTGCCAATTGGATCAAAGGGAAGAAGCTTACCCAGAAACTGCTTGAAAGGTTGAAGACTACTCTTTATGCTGTTCAAGCCTTTCTCAGTGATGCTGAGCAGAAGCAGATCAAGGAGAGAGCTGTCAAGGACTGGCTCGATAGTCTCAAAGATGCTATGTATGTTGCTGATGACTTGCTTGATGAAGTCTTCACCAAAGCTGCCACTCAGAAGGATCCAGGTACCTTCTCTCGTTTTTTCAATTTGCAAGATAGGGAGATAGCAAACAGGATGGAAGAAATAATTGAGAGGATAGAGTCTATTGTGAAGCAAAAAGACACTCTTGGTCTTAGAGAGATTCCTAAGGAGAACATGTCATGGAGGATCACAACATCTCTAGTTGAAAGATCTAATATATATGGAAGGGAAAAAGACAAGGAGGCCATAGTGAAATTGTTGTTGGATGATGATATATCTGTGATTCCCATTGTGGGCATGGGCGGAATAGGAAAGACTACTTTGGCCCAATTGGTTTACAATGacaataaagtgcagaagaacTTTGATGTTCAGGGTTGGGTTTGTGTGTCCGAAGAGTTTGATGTTATTAAGGTCACCAAGACTATAATTGAGGCAATAACTTCAAGTTCTTGTAACTTGAATGATTTGAATTTACTTCAACATGAGTTAAAGGAAAGATTATCCAAACGAAAGTTCTTTGTGGTTTTGGACGATGCATGGAATGAAAACTATGGTAGCTGGAATAGGCTTCTAAAACCTTTTCAGAATGGGGTTAAGGGGAGCAAAATTCTCATAACTACTAGAAGTACAAAGGTGGCTTCTGCGGCACAGACTATTTCGTCTTATGAACTAAGCTTATTGTCAGATGAAGATTGCTGGTTAATATTTTCAAAACATGCACGTCTTTCCACTTACTCTATGGAGAATCCAACTTTGGAAAAGCTTGGCAGAGATATTGTAAAGAAGTGTCATGGCTTGCCCTTGGCAGCTCAAGCACTAGGAGGCTTGTTGCGCGGAAATTCTGATGTCGAGGATTGGAATCGTATATTGAAGAGCGAGATTTGGGAATTTTCTGAAGACAAAAGCGAACTCATTCCAGCATTAAGAATCAGTTATTACTATCTTCCTTCATGTCTGAAGGAGTGCTTTGTTTATTGCTCATTGTATCCGAAggattataaatttgataaagatGAGCTCATCTTGTTATGGATGGCTCAGAATTTTTTACAACCAGTTGGGAAAAAGACCCCAGAAGAAGTTGGTGATGAATATTTCGATGAATTAGTTGCGAGATCATTATTGCAACCTCATAGTACTGAGgaaaataattttgtgatgcatgaTCTTGTGCATGATTTGGCAATGATGTTTGCGGGAGAATTCTATTTTAGAGCGGAAGAGCTTCAGAATGCAGTTGAGGTTGATATTAAAACGCGTCATTTGTCCCATAATGCTAAAGGCAATTATCCAATCTCAAAACTGTTGGGGGTTTGTGACAGAATAAAACATACAAGGACATTTCTTGCAATCAATTTGTGGCCATGGATCCCATTTAACATGGAAAACACACCTTATATCTTGTTGTCACGGTTGAAGTACCTTAGAGCTTTGTCGTTGAAACGCTTTCCTCTTGAGTCAGTCCCTGGTTCAATAGGTGAGTTGATTCATTTGCGTTACTTGGATCTCTCTTGGACCGACATTGTGACATTGCCGGAGTCATTGGGTAACCTGTACAACTTGCAGACCTTGAAGTTGCGTTTCTGTATGCAACTGACAATGCTACCTGTTGGCATGGAAGACCTTGTAAATTTGCGGCATCTTGATATTAGAGGGACTGATCGGTTGCAAGAGATGCCGAAAGGTATGAGCAAGTTGAAAAATTTGCAGTTTTTAAGCGACTATGTTGTTGGGAAGCGTGAAGAAAACAATATCACAGAATTGGGAGCACTTGCAAATCTACAGCAATCAATTTCCATTGCCAAATTGGAGAATGTGGTGAACAGCAGTGAAGCTTCGATGGCAAGAATGTCTAACAAGGATGGCATTAGGTCTTTGGAGTTGAGTTGGTCGCCAGATGAAGATGAGAATGAAGTTGATTCCCAAATAGAAAGAGATATACTCGACAAGTTAAAACCTCATTGTAATTTGAAAGAACTAGAAATCCGGGGTTATAGGGGTACAACCTTTCCAGATTGGTTGGGACATTCTTCCTACTGCAACATCACCACAATAACACTGTATGGTTGCAGGAATTGTTGTATGCTTCCTTCACTTGGACAATTGCCCTCTTTGAAGCacctaacaattttaaattttgaaagtgTGGAAATTGTGGGTGCTGAGTTTTACTTTTACCAGAACGATGAATTTTGTTTGGAGACTCCATTTCCAAAGCTTGAAACTCTTTGGTTTTCATCAATGCCTTGCTGGAAGGAGTGGCGTTCAATGGAGTTGAATGCATTTCCTCGACTTAGGGAGCTTACCATATGGAAGTGTCCGATGTTGAGAGGAGATTTGCCGAATCACCTACCTTCTTTGGAATCACTTGAGATTGAGGCTCCTGCGATTTCcactctttcaatttcaggaaagCATCCAGTGGGGTCCGTGGTGGAGGCCATTACGAACACGCAACTGACTTGCCTCACTTCTTTACGCATCTCAGATTGTTCCTCCCACATATGGTTTCCTGTGAGTGCTATCCCTCCATCACTACGAGACTTGATGATTCAGGGTTGTAGAGAATTAGAATTCCAAATGGATGGCCAACACCACTCACTTAAGGAACTACGCATACGTAGCAGTTGTGATTCAGTTGCATCCTTCTCGTTGTTGGATTCCTTTCCAAATCTCGTGCATGTTCAAATCAAGAAATGTGAAAAGATGGAGTGTATTGTGGTGTCACGCTCTCTCTCGTCTCTCCGATATCTATGGATCAAGCATTGTGGGAGTATGAAATCCGTGTCGACGATATGGATTGCAGCACCTCAGCTAGAGTGTCTCTCACTAGTGGGTTGCCCCAGGGTCGATTTGTTTGCTCCAGGGGTTCCACACCGTAGCCTCAGATTTCTTGGAATCAGCTACTGCGAGAAACTAGTGAGCACTGCAGCATTCATGAATTCCCAATTTCACGGGCTAACTAGTCTTCGTATTGCGGGTGAATGTGAGAGTGTGAAGTCCCTCCCAAAGGAAGGTTGGTTGCCTGCCTCCCTTCAGTCTCTCACACTGGATCGCATTCAAAGTGTGGAGACGTTGGAATGCAAGGGACTTGCCCACCTCACCTCCCTCCATGAATTATGTATTTTTCGTTGTCCCAAGTTGGAGAATATGGAGGGTGAAAAGCTGCCTACCTCTCTAAAACAACTCTGCATCAGTGATAGCCCTTTGCTGGGTAAACGGTGCGAGATGAAGGACCCACAGCTTTGGCCCAAAATCTCCCACATCCCCACCATTCAAGTTGATGACAGATGGATTTGGTAA
- the LOC112728696 gene encoding putative disease resistance RPP13-like protein 1 isoform X1 — translation MAAALVGGAVLSSIFNVVFDRMSSPEVANWIKGKKLTQKLLERLKTTLYAVQAFLSDAEQKQIKERAVKDWLDSLKDAMYVADDLLDEVFTKAATQKDPGTFSRFFNLQDREIANRMEEIIERIESIVKQKDTLGLREIPKENMSWRITTSLVERSNIYGREKDKEAIVKLLLDDDISVIPIVGMGGIGKTTLAQLVYNDNKVQKNFDVQGWVCVSEEFDVIKVTKTIIEAITSSSCNLNDLNLLQHELKERLSKRKFFVVLDDAWNENYGSWNRLLKPFQNGVKGSKILITTRSTKVASAAQTISSYELSLLSDEDCWLIFSKHARLSTYSMENPTLEKLGRDIVKKCHGLPLAAQALGGLLRGNSDVEDWNRILKSEIWEFSEDKSELIPALRISYYYLPSCLKECFVYCSLYPKDYKFDKDELILLWMAQNFLQPVGKKTPEEVGDEYFDELVARSLLQPHSTEENNFVMHDLVHDLAMMFAGEFYFRAEELQNAVEVDIKTRHLSHNAKGNYPISKLLGVCDRIKHTRTFLAINLWPWIPFNMENTPYILLSRLKYLRALSLKRFPLESVPGSIGELIHLRYLDLSWTDIVTLPESLGNLYNLQTLKLRFCMQLTMLPVGMEDLVNLRHLDIRGTDRLQEMPKGMSKLKNLQFLSDYVVGKREENNITELGALANLQQSISIAKLENVVNSSEASMARMSNKDGIRSLELSWSPDEDENEVDSQIERDILDKLKPHCNLKELEIRGYRGTTFPDWLGHSSYCNITTITLYGCRNCCMLPSLGQLPSLKHLTILNFESVEIVGAEFYFYQNDEFCLETPFPKLETLWFSSMPCWKEWRSMELNAFPRLRELTIWKCPMLRGDLPNHLPSLESLEIEAPAISTLSISGKHPVGSVVEAITNTQLTCLTSLRISDCSSHIWFPVSAIPPSLRDLMIQGCRELEFQMDGQHHSLKELRIRSSCDSVASFSLLDSFPNLVHVQIKKCEKMECIVVSRSLSSLRYLWIKHCGSMKSVSTIWIAAPQLECLSLVGCPRVDLFAPGVPHRSLRFLGISYCEKLVSTAAFMNSQFHGLTSLRIAGECESVKSLPKEGWLPASLQSLTLDRIQSVETLECKGLAHLTSLHELCIFRCPKLENMEGEKLPTSLKQLCISDSPLLGKRCEMKDPQLWPKISHIPTIQVDDRWIW, via the coding sequence ATGGCTGCAGCACTTGTGGGTGGAGCTGTTCTGTCTTccatttttaatgttgtttttgacAGGATGTCCTCACCTGAAGTTGCCAATTGGATCAAAGGGAAGAAGCTTACCCAGAAACTGCTTGAAAGGTTGAAGACTACTCTTTATGCTGTTCAAGCCTTTCTCAGTGATGCTGAGCAGAAGCAGATCAAGGAGAGAGCTGTCAAGGACTGGCTCGATAGTCTCAAAGATGCTATGTATGTTGCTGATGACTTGCTTGATGAAGTCTTCACCAAAGCTGCCACTCAGAAGGATCCAGGTACCTTCTCTCGTTTTTTCAATTTGCAAGATAGGGAGATAGCAAACAGGATGGAAGAAATAATTGAGAGGATAGAGTCTATTGTGAAGCAAAAAGACACTCTTGGTCTTAGAGAGATTCCTAAGGAGAACATGTCATGGAGGATCACAACATCTCTAGTTGAAAGATCTAATATATATGGAAGGGAAAAAGACAAGGAGGCCATAGTGAAATTGTTGTTGGATGATGATATATCTGTGATTCCCATTGTGGGCATGGGCGGAATAGGAAAGACTACTTTGGCCCAATTGGTTTACAATGacaataaagtgcagaagaacTTTGATGTTCAGGGTTGGGTTTGTGTGTCCGAAGAGTTTGATGTTATTAAGGTCACCAAGACTATAATTGAGGCAATAACTTCAAGTTCTTGTAACTTGAATGATTTGAATTTACTTCAACATGAGTTAAAGGAAAGATTATCCAAACGAAAGTTCTTTGTGGTTTTGGACGATGCATGGAATGAAAACTATGGTAGCTGGAATAGGCTTCTAAAACCTTTTCAGAATGGGGTTAAGGGGAGCAAAATTCTCATAACTACTAGAAGTACAAAGGTGGCTTCTGCGGCACAGACTATTTCGTCTTATGAACTAAGCTTATTGTCAGATGAAGATTGCTGGTTAATATTTTCAAAACATGCACGTCTTTCCACTTACTCTATGGAGAATCCAACTTTGGAAAAGCTTGGCAGAGATATTGTAAAGAAGTGTCATGGCTTGCCCTTGGCAGCTCAAGCACTAGGAGGCTTGTTGCGCGGAAATTCTGATGTCGAGGATTGGAATCGTATATTGAAGAGCGAGATTTGGGAATTTTCTGAAGACAAAAGCGAACTCATTCCAGCATTAAGAATCAGTTATTACTATCTTCCTTCATGTCTGAAGGAGTGCTTTGTTTATTGCTCATTGTATCCGAAggattataaatttgataaagatGAGCTCATCTTGTTATGGATGGCTCAGAATTTTTTACAACCAGTTGGGAAAAAGACCCCAGAAGAAGTTGGTGATGAATATTTCGATGAATTAGTTGCGAGATCATTATTGCAACCTCATAGTACTGAGgaaaataattttgtgatgcatgaTCTTGTGCATGATTTGGCAATGATGTTTGCGGGAGAATTCTATTTTAGAGCGGAAGAGCTTCAGAATGCAGTTGAGGTTGATATTAAAACGCGTCATTTGTCCCATAATGCTAAAGGCAATTATCCAATCTCAAAACTGTTGGGGGTTTGTGACAGAATAAAACATACAAGGACATTTCTTGCAATCAATTTGTGGCCATGGATCCCATTTAACATGGAAAACACACCTTATATCTTGTTGTCACGGTTGAAGTACCTTAGAGCTTTGTCGTTGAAACGCTTTCCTCTTGAGTCAGTCCCTGGTTCAATAGGTGAGTTGATTCATTTGCGTTACTTGGATCTCTCTTGGACCGACATTGTGACATTGCCGGAGTCATTGGGTAACCTGTACAACTTGCAGACCTTGAAGTTGCGTTTCTGTATGCAACTGACAATGCTACCTGTTGGCATGGAAGACCTTGTAAATTTGCGGCATCTTGATATTAGAGGGACTGATCGGTTGCAAGAGATGCCGAAAGGTATGAGCAAGTTGAAAAATTTGCAGTTTTTAAGCGACTATGTTGTTGGGAAGCGTGAAGAAAACAATATCACAGAATTGGGAGCACTTGCAAATCTACAGCAATCAATTTCCATTGCCAAATTGGAGAATGTGGTGAACAGCAGTGAAGCTTCGATGGCAAGAATGTCTAACAAGGATGGCATTAGGTCTTTGGAGTTGAGTTGGTCGCCAGATGAAGATGAGAATGAAGTTGATTCCCAAATAGAAAGAGATATACTCGACAAGTTAAAACCTCATTGTAATTTGAAAGAACTAGAAATCCGGGGTTATAGGGGTACAACCTTTCCAGATTGGTTGGGACATTCTTCCTACTGCAACATCACCACAATAACACTGTATGGTTGCAGGAATTGTTGTATGCTTCCTTCACTTGGACAATTGCCCTCTTTGAAGCacctaacaattttaaattttgaaagtgTGGAAATTGTGGGTGCTGAGTTTTACTTTTACCAGAACGATGAATTTTGTTTGGAGACTCCATTTCCAAAGCTTGAAACTCTTTGGTTTTCATCAATGCCTTGCTGGAAGGAGTGGCGTTCAATGGAGTTGAATGCATTTCCTCGACTTAGGGAGCTTACCATATGGAAGTGTCCGATGTTGAGAGGAGATTTGCCGAATCACCTACCTTCTTTGGAATCACTTGAGATTGAGGCTCCTGCGATTTCcactctttcaatttcaggaaagCATCCAGTGGGGTCCGTGGTGGAGGCCATTACGAACACGCAACTGACTTGCCTCACTTCTTTACGCATCTCAGATTGTTCCTCCCACATATGGTTTCCTGTGAGTGCTATCCCTCCATCACTACGAGACTTGATGATTCAGGGTTGTAGAGAATTAGAATTCCAAATGGATGGCCAACACCACTCACTTAAGGAACTACGCATACGTAGCAGTTGTGATTCAGTTGCATCCTTCTCGTTGTTGGATTCCTTTCCAAATCTCGTGCATGTTCAAATCAAGAAATGTGAAAAGATGGAGTGTATTGTGGTGTCACGCTCTCTCTCGTCTCTCCGATATCTATGGATCAAGCATTGTGGGAGTATGAAATCCGTGTCGACGATATGGATTGCAGCACCTCAGCTAGAGTGTCTCTCACTAGTGGGTTGCCCCAGGGTCGATTTGTTTGCTCCAGGGGTTCCACACCGTAGCCTCAGATTTCTTGGAATCAGCTACTGCGAGAAACTAGTGAGCACTGCAGCATTCATGAATTCCCAATTTCACGGGCTAACTAGTCTTCGTATTGCGGGTGAATGTGAGAGTGTGAAGTCCCTCCCAAAGGAAGGTTGGTTGCCTGCCTCCCTTCAGTCTCTCACACTGGATCGCATTCAAAGTGTGGAGACGTTGGAATGCAAGGGACTTGCCCACCTCACCTCCCTCCATGAATTATGTATTTTTCGTTGTCCCAAGTTGGAGAATATGGAGGGTGAAAAGCTGCCTACCTCTCTAAAACAACTCTGCATCAGTGATAGCCCTTTGCTGGGTAAACGGTGCGAGATGAAGGACCCACAGCTTTGGCCCAAAATCTCCCACATCCCCACCATTCAAGTTGATGACAGATGGATTTGGTAA